The Meriones unguiculatus strain TT.TT164.6M chromosome 3, Bangor_MerUng_6.1, whole genome shotgun sequence genomic sequence GTGATCGCTGAATGGGAGACCCATGCTCTCCAGTCCCCAGGTGTCCCTGAGCCTGGCACCCTGCAGCCTTTTCTTTCTAGATTCCTTCACATTCCATTTATCCGCTTTATTCAGGTACCCTAGAGCTCCTTGGGACAAGTGACCCTATTTCCCAGCAACTGTGGCTTATTGGCCTTCATCCATCTTTGTTGGTGTTCATTCCACTAGATCATGTATCCTGGAGCCTACATTCCTCATTCTCCTTCATTGGAGCCTGTCTTCAAACTGGGGAGCCAAAAGTTCCTTCtggagtgtgtatgtgttggggggggggtaagtgtgtgtgtgtatatctgattgtgtgtatgcacgtacatgtgtgtggaggctggcTTCAGGTGTCgtctttattcttcattttatATATTGACAGGGGAATTTCACTTAATTCCCCATTTTAGCTCGTTTATCTAACTAGCTTGCTCTGGAGAGAGCCCACCTTCACCTCCAGGTGCACTGGGATAGTAAGTAAGCTACCACACACACCCAACttctacatgggttctggggatctaaactctagtcctcacacttgtgggaggttcttacccactgagccatcttccagcacCTCTCTTTGTGAGTGAGCCCCCGGGAGTGCAAATGCTTTGCAGTTTCCCCTGCTCCAAGGTTGGGCAGCAACAGGTGGGAAAAGTATTGCCAGTCCCgctctccagcctcctcctcctcctcctcctcctcatcttgaCACTCACTGGAGGTCGAGTAGACAGATGCAGTGGGGTCTCCCCTCTGCTCCCACTTTCCTGTCCTCTGTAACGGATCTGGTGAAGCcagaggggaagggaggtggCGTGGAGTTGGGCTGCAGCAGGGACACTCAAGGGTGAAACATGCTCTTCTGGTTGAAAACTGTCTTCTAACAAAGCACTCCATCATCTGCAGGTTAGCCCAGAACCACATGAGGGTTAGCGGATGAGCCTTGCCCCTTGCATGTCCATCTGAATCCAGGGCCCAGCTAGGGACCTTGAAGCAGGCTTGTTGGTGGCTCCAGTCTGGGCAGGGTAAGGACCTGAGGAGGAATTGCTGAGGGCTCTGGGCTGTGGAGCCTGGCTAAGTGTGCTTGCCGTTCCAGAGTTGATGTCTGTATCAGTGTCCCCGCCTTGGGCTGCATGGCATTGTGACTGTGAAGGGTGACTGCTGGAAAGGGAATCTGCCCCTGCTGTGATTTGCGTTCTACACAGTGAAGCAAGAGCAATGTACTTCCATTCGTTCCGACCAAGAAGGTGTCACTGAGTTGAGGCTCACACGGGGGTCTGTGCTGCCACCTTGGCCTTCTGACTGTGAACTGCCAACTAGAAGCCCAGCTGGCAGCCCCTGTGGAGTGCAGTTCCCCGTCCCTGAGCCCACCTCTACCTCCCCACACAGACCATGGCGACAGCAAAGGGACAGGGCCGTTTCACTGTGTGCCAGGGTTCCAAGCTGCTGAGACATGCCAGCGTGTGTGGTTCTGCGTTCCTCTTTAATCTTGCCCCTGCTACTGCACCCCGGCTCACCTAcgctcctgtttttctttctgcccaTTAGGCAATACTGAGTGCTTCCCAACCTTTGGAGATCGCCTAGGAACCTTCCTCAGGAGTTCTGTGCGGCCCTGAGTAGAGCTCCGGAGTCAACACCCAACATTGATGAGTTTGCCTTGGGAGTCAGTGAGAAGGTGAAATCAAAGGCCACCATGGGTCAGAAGGTCACGGGAGGAATCAAGACTGTGGACATGCGGGACCCCACATACCGGCCTCTAAAGCAGGAGCTCCAGGGTCTGGATTATTGCAAGCCCACCCGGCTGGACCTGCTGCTCGACATGCCGCCCGTGTCCTATGACGTCCAGCTGCTCCACTCCTGGAACAATAATGACCGTTCGCTCAATGTCTTCGTGAAGGAAGACGACAAGCTGATCTTTCACCGGCATCCGGTGGCCCAGAGCACGGACGCTATCAGGGGCAAAGTTGGGTACACACGTGGACTGCATGTATGGCAGATCACATGGGCCATGAGGCAACGAGGCACGCATGCCGTGGTAGGGGTGGCCACAGCGGATGCCCCTTTGCACTCTGTTGGGTACACAACCCTTGTAGGAAATAACCATGAGTCCTGGGGCTGGGACTTGGGGCGTAACCGTCTCTACCATGATGGCAAGAACCAGCCAAGTAAAACATACCCAGCCTTTCTGGAGCCAGATGAGACATTCATTGTCCCAGACTCCTTTCTTGTGGCCCTGGACATGGATGATGGGACCTTGAGTTTCATCGTGGATGGACAGTACATGGGAGTGGCTTTCCGGGGACTCAAGGGTAAAAAACTGTATCCTGTAGTGAGTGCCGTCTGGGGCCACTGTGAGATCCGAATGCGATACTTGAATGGACTTGATCGTAAGTGTTCCCTGCTTTGTCTAAAACAGCGTTGTCCCCTGTGTCCTTGTGGTCCTGGCTAGCTTATGAAGTTATTGTACTTAAAATGTCTTTAAGTAGATAGTCCAGTGTTTGCAGATCCTCACAGGCCACTTTTGACCCATATCTGGTTAATCGAAGAAGTCTAGAGTATAATGGAATACCTGGCAGTGCTTCATGAGTAAATGGAAGATGGATGGCTGGGGgtcggtgggtgggtgggtggctggttTAGATAGATGATGGGTAGGTGgatggtgggtgggtggatggtgagtgggtgggtgagtggcTGGTTTAGATGAATGATGGGTAGGTGgatggtgggtgggtggatggtgggtgggtgggtgagtggctGGTTTAGATGgatggtgggtgggtggatggtgggtgggtgggtgagtggctGGTTTAGATGgatggtgggtgggtggatggtgggcgggtgggtggatggatgatggatgatgggtgGGCCCGGTCAGGTGACTGGATGAATGTGTGATGGAGTAATGAACAGGTGAATGAATGGTTTTATTCTTTGGTTAACATATTTCCAGCCTTGAACAATTGTTGACCATATTCCAGCACAGTGGCTAGTGTCACCAGGTCTCAGATAGGCGAAAGCCAGGGACCTTTTCCAAGTATGACCCAGATTCCGAGTCTTTCCCTCCCAGAGCTAGATGCTCCTTTGCACCACAGTCTTGCGAAAGACTTGCTTGGTCTCGGAGTGGGGACAGTGTGCTGAGTCAGCAGTGACTTTGCCCATCCTTTTGGAAAGGGGTGTGGCCTTTCTCTGTGTGGAGTGGCTGTGAGCGGCAGCACTGTGCTGCTGGCAGGTGCAGGCTTGTGACTGCCCAGTGTGGCTGGGAATGGAGAGCTGTGTTAGCAGGAGTCTGTGCCCCAGCACCGCCAACCCCCATGCCGTGCCCTCTCTCTGGAGCTTGTTACCTACAAGGGTGTCTCCTGAGGTCTGTATGTTGCGTCTCTATAAGGAGATGAGTCAGAAAGTGCCAACCGCCCATGGCTGCTGTGGGGGACAGGTTTGGCTTGGCACTCCAAATCCCAGCCCCAACCTGTGTTTCATGATAGGCATGGGTCTCGCTGATGTCAGGAACACAGAGCTTGACCACCCCACCATCTCTGACCCTCCAGGATATCCAAGTCTGCCTCACCCCTCTCAAGCCAGTCTTTGGAAGGCAGAGCAATGTTCAGAGTAGTCAGACTACCATGGACTAACTCCTAATCTTCTCAGAagccctcctctttccttctgcGTCCTACCCAGGCTCTGCCTGGACCTGGCAGCGAGCCAGTCGCTGGGTGGGGGCACCTGCAGTGCAGAGCCTTCGCTGCTCCATCTTTCCCTGTGCAGCCCAACTCAAGGTCTGGCACTCCTGGCAATGTGGGCAAGTGTGAACCTAGAAGGAAGCCTCCTGAGGAAGCCATCTCAGACCTGCAGCGGGGAATTAGAAGAGCAGGTTCTGTGACAGAAATATGTGACAAAGTCCAAAACCGCCTTTGCAGGGATGGCTGGAGATTGGAACTCCTGAGTGTAGGTATCCAGGCCTTAGGTTCAAAGGAGACCCTGGTTCTGGGCCTGCCTCCCTTCATTTCAGACAGATGGGGAATTGCCGAGGCTACTGTTGTCTGCCAGACCCCACATCTGAGCTCCAGTGAGAATTGTCCAGCCTTGTCATTCGCCAGTAGGCTTGTCAATATTTCCATGAGCCCTGAGAGTTTGCATGGCTTCCATGTATCCCAGCTCCTGTATAGAATACAGGCTCTAAGCAGTCAAAAGGGGCCTGGGGTGTGTTTGCCCTTGGCAACTCATGTGTAACTCCTGTGGCATTTCCATCAGTGCCATTCTAGAGGTCTACATACGTCCTGTGAGCAGATGGCCCTCTTCCTGGCTCTGCGTCAGGTGGAGGGCTGCTTGCCAAGctagtttcttttctcattgctggGGCAAAATACCTGATGAGGAAAGAAGATTTGGTTTTGTCTCAGTTTGAAGGACACAGTCCATCTTGGGGGCAGTGGTATGAGGCGTCCAGTCATAGTGCATCTATATATAAGAtgttgggaagcagagagagacaaatgcttgcctcttcctttttcttcaatCCAGAACTCCAGCCCTACTGGAAAATTCTAAAGAAGTTGGGTAGGAGTATGAGACTGGGAATCAGTTGATGGAAACTGACCTCACCCAGGCAGTCTGTCATGGCAGCTTCGATCCAGAAAGACCCAGAATGTCACATCAGGATACTTCTTGGTCAGTGATATACACTCTGGGCTCTCCCCAGCTTACCTGAGTGCCAGGCAATGGCAAGATCCTTGGCTTCTCTTCCATAGTCCTGGTTATATATGGCTGGCTTTGGAAGATGCAGGTGGGAACACAGGTGTGGTGCTTTCTTGAGATGCTGAGCAGGACATGTGGGGTGGCATGTTTTCATTAGCCCCGCTGCAGAGGAAGAGTAGGGAGGGAGAGGTGGCGTGTGTTAGAGCCATCACCTGCTTACACTGACACCTCAGTGCATGGTTGGGGGGTGACTCAGACCTTATAGGGATCCCTTGGCTGATGGTAGGCAAGAGTGGCGGCCATGATGGCTGTGCAGGTAAGAGATGACTGGGTCTGAGGCAGGACAAGAGCTATAGAGGTGACAGAGGCAGCCAGAGTCTGGAATGCACACCTCAGGAGGCTGTGTGTATGAAATGGGAAGGGTAGCAAGGATGGGACTCCAGGTGTTTGGCCCAAGCAGGTTGAAGGGCATGGCCACAATCAGAAAGATGGGAAAGCTGTAGAAAGGAGACACGGGGGCCAGCAGGGAGGTCATCCATGTTCAGATGACATGGGGTGTTGCTTAAGGGTAACAGGctggcctagcatgcacaagaacCCAGGTTTTATCCCCAGCCTACCAAAAACAACGAGATACACCATGACCCTGGATGAGAGCACCCAGAGGGTGAGCCAGGTTTAAGAGCTGAAGATAGACTCTGTCAGGAGCAGGAGACCCAGTAGAAGCAGGCCATGTGTCCAGAGCATCCCAGGAGATGTATTGGGTGCCAAGGGAAGGAAGAGTTTCAAGAAAGACAAAGTAATGACAGGCCAAGAATACTGACTGCTTCCTTGGCAACTAGGAGGTTGTTGGTGACCTTGCcaggagtcatttcggtggaacaGGGTTAGAGCCTGGTGCCTgatggaggaagaaggatgcTATACTCATTTCCTGGGGCTGCCAGAACAGATTGCTCTGAACCAGGCATTTAAACAACAGAAATCTATTCTGTCCCAGTTCAGGAGGCCAGATGTCTGAGACCGAGCTGTCAGCAGGGTCAGAGCTTGCAGAGGCTCCGGGGAGACTGTGTTCCCAGCGGCCAGCAAGCCTGGCTGCTGTTGCTCAGTTTGTAGTTACTCGTGCGCTGCCTCTCTCCGCTCCTGGAGTGTGGTTATCTGTGCCCTCCTCCCCAGGTGCTCTCTAGCTTCCCCGGAGCTTCTCGATGCTCCCCATCCAAGCGTGCTGTGGGGAGGCTGGTTACCCTGCCCCTGCCAGGACTTCCTTCAGCGAGTGCCATACCCTCTCTCAGAAACACTGGCCTCACGAGGAAGCAGGTCCTCAGAGTTTGAAGGACAGAGACCAAGAGCACTGTGTCGCTTGGAAAGATAACAGTTGTCCTTCCCTGGGGACAGGGACAAGGCATTGAGGTTTCATGGCTCCTCTTGTGAGAACTGCTTAGTATAACGAATAAGCACAGTAGCTACTTCCACTCAGAACAGTCTAGAACGTTCCCATGAGTGTTCTCACTGCCAGCTGCTTGTAGGAGCCAGCACCAGGTCAGCCGTAGGTGCCACGAGGGTAAGCAACATGACTGTCACTGAACTAGAGTCCCCTCCTGATGTGACTTTTTCCTTTTGTCATGAACTGGGACATAGcaccagcctttttttttttttttaagttttcatttgtGCATATGAGTAATTTCACATATGGGGGGCCACTGTGTGGTTACATGAGTGTGGGCGCATGTGCAAGTCCAAGATTCATGTCAGGAATCATCCTCAATAACTCTTCCCCCTTAGTCATTGAGGCAGGTTTCTCAGTCAGACTCAGAGCTCACTGGTCTTGCTAGCCAGCCTGCATGGGGGAACCCATCTCTATCTTccaaggctggaattacaggcagatTGCCATGTCCACTTGGCATttactgggttctggggatccagatCTGGTCCTCACATTTGCACAGATGCTTTAACTGcttaagccatctctccggctAGCCCTTGGGCTTCTGAAGCTTCATGTGGGGAAGATCTTCCTCAGCGTGCCACTGACTTCCCAGGTTTGGGCTTTCGAGCTGTGCAGAACTGCCTAGGCCGCTCAGAAGCTGTTCCTCTTAGAAATGCAGAAGTTGGCATGTGGCCTCACCCAGGTCCTCAACCATCTGCCCCTGGTGCACATTCAGCCCCACCTTTCCTGCCATTCACGTAAAAATCAGCGACCACCTTGGCCTCCTGGAGCATGAGTGGCCAGAGGCTGCAGCCAGCAGGACGTATGCCCCAGCTCAGTGTAGCGACCGTGGGCACTTGGATGGATCAGGGCACTCTTGTAGTTCTTGGCCAAAAGTATTGAAGCAGGAGAGACCTTCTTGGACCCAGGTAGTGACCAACTGGAAATTGGTACAGTGGCCATCTTGCTGAGGCCGAATGCCTGTGTCGGTTCTCCCGGTCTGAGCTTTCTCCTCTCTGCTCAGGATTTGAGAAGCAGGcagaccacagctctgtgtactgTCGCTTCTTCCCCTACGAGGGTGGGGAAAGGTGACCTGTTTGTTCTTGTTCACAGAGTGCCTGATTCACTCTGGTTATATTCTCAACTCTTAACACATTACTGCAGCCATTAGCTGCCCCTCCTGAAGCTGGTCCCGTGACCATACCACAGaaactccccaccccacccctgtgcCTGTGCCTGCGCTTGTGCCTGCTTTCTGCATGGGTGAATGAAGCAGCTGCTTTACCTCTTCTGAGTCCCTGGTTCTCGGACCTAGGCTCCTGAGGTCGGTTTCCATCTCTAGGTGTGGGCAACAGTCCAACCAGGTCCACAGCACAAGCGCCACCTACCATGGTGGTGGCAGCGGCTGCAGTGTCCGCCCTGAAACACGGAAGCTGGAGCAGGGGCTCGTTCAGTTCTGGTCCTCTGGTTTGCAAACCTTCTTCACAAGGCTGTGAGGTGCCCTGAGACTCAGTGCCAGGGGATCGTGGTGGGGTAACCCCTGGGTTGGTAGGGctcttgagccacttttggatggCTTCAACAGCCCTCCAGCCCTTGGGGATGcccctctacctcctaagtgggGCTGAGCCACATCCGCCTGGAATAGCAGTCCGGGCAGCCCCAGGCCCTTTGCCCCAGTGATGCTGGATGGTAAGAGTTCCAAGCAGTGAGGGGGCAGTGAGATGGCCCCCTGCTCCACCCTGCAGAAGGGCTGGGGATGGATGAAACTCCTTTGGTTCACCCCCTGCCTGCAGACTCCTAGCGGTCACTGGGCTGTCTCGGAAAGGCTCTACGTCCAGGCTTCTCATTAAAACCGTTACTGCTGGGCTCTCTCCTGAAAAGCTCTGGCTGCAGAGTTCCTTCAGAGTGTGGGAAATGCCTCAAGTTTAGTATCTTTTGATCACATGTGTGTGGtttttgtgtgcatgcacatgtctgCTGGCACACCCTTCACCAGATCAAACCCCAGGTCATCAAGCTCGCGCCACACATGCTTTTACACACTaagctcaggtcatcaagctCGCACCACACATGCTTTTTACACACTaagctcaggtcatcaagctCGCACCACACATGCTTTTACACACTAAGCTCGGGTCATCAAGCTCGCGCCACACATGCTTTTACACACTAAGCTCGGGTCATCAAGCTCGCGCCACACATGCTTTTACACACTAAGCCGTCCCATCAACTCAGGTTTTGTCCTGTGGGCCGGGTGTAAGCATGGGTgggcacatatgcacacatgtgtggagaggccagaggtcagccttgggtaTCATTCCTGAGACAGGACCTCTTTCTCTGGGACCTGGGGCTCATCAATATGGCTAAACTAGtgagccagtgagccccaggaatcctcctgtctctgccttcccggTGCTGAGACTATGAGCGAGTGCTACCAGGCCTGGCTTTttcatgtgtgctgggaactaaactcaggtcctgctcttgcacagcaggcacttacagactgagctgtctccccagcccagcTCATTTTTTTTCAGTGCGGCTGATATAAGACTCAGCTTAGGCGCCATTCCATTTCATCCAGTTGAAGCACCCAGTGCCTCCTCCAGTCATTGTCAGGGCATTTTCCTACCCCAAGGAATCTTGCACCCATCAGCAGTCTCCATGTTCTCAGACATAGAAGCCAAGcttcaataatttttatttatttgtttattacttGGTGATGGGGTCTGGATCCGGGGCCTTTCACACGCTAAGCACATGCTTTGCCACTGGGCGCCATCTCCAGCCCTTAAAGGGGTTATTTTTACCGTTTTGAGGCACACTGGTGAATACGGGAAAGTTTATCAGAAGAGCGAATGCACTTGAGCATTAGGGAAAAGGCTCAGTCAGTAAGATGGTTGCTTGCAAGGATGAGAACCCACGTGTGACCGCCCCCAGAAGACATGAAAAAAGGCCAGGTATGATATAAGCCCCGCATGAGGGATACAGAGAAGGAGGCACATTTCTGAGGCTTGACAGCCAGCCTCGCCcacctgtgagttccaggctagtggACAACAATGTGGGGAACAGTTTGCCTGAGGAATGTCGCTGAAGCTGCCCTTCGGCCTCCACGTTCATACACACGCATCTGTACACGCATATTCACAAAATaatcacacacatttttaaaagaacccACTCTCCCTGtggagtgggatttggagggcaAGTTTTTGTTCTGGactttgtttgttagttttggcTCACAATGGAGGCTCACTGTCAAAGGTTGGGCATGGACCAGGCCACAGTCCATTGGTTTGTGCCCTTGCTAGCCCCAGGATCCAGGGAGCACTGAACGTTTCCCCATTGTCCCAAGCAGAGGGAAAAGGGCTGCTTGGGGGACACTGGCTGGCAACGTCTGCCCACCCTCCGTGTGTTCTGAAGCTGAGAGAAACAAGTTTCAGACTCCTAAGAGGCTGGGACCTCCTCTGCAGGACACAGGGCCTGTCTCTCAGCCGGCAGAGCAGGGCCTTGGAGTCTGAGAGGGGAAGCCACTCTCTCATGTAGATGCCCGAGCCAGCTCAGCTCTGAGTTCCCCTGCTGGGAGCATCTTGGTGGTGTTTGGAACGGGGCAGGGAGGCAGCCTGAATGCCCTCAGGGTTCCAGCGGCAGCTAGGCTGGCATTTCCAGTCTTCCTGTCAGGCTGAAGGAAGCCCAAAGACCTGGGGTTCCTCACATGGCCCCGAACACCACTGTCAGGCTGTGGGGCCAGCTGACTGATGACAGTGCCTTGGCTGTGCCACCTGTTACACATGAGTCCGctacccttacccactgagccctggCCACTTCTTCTGTCTTGGGGAGTAGAGTATGGCAGCTCAGAGCGGGTGTGCCAGGCACAGGGTGCCAGAATTGGCCATCAGCCTGCACCCTGGCCTGTTTGGCACCCTTTCTGCTCCTGGTTGAAGGCAAGCACAGTCACTGACGAGCTCCTGAAAGTGGACCCTGAGGTGACACACAAGGACCTGCCCTGCAACCGCCTGGGGCCCTGGAGCTGGAAAAGGGGCGTGCTGCCGAAAGCTGATTCTCATTTGCCCCAGAGCCAGTCACATGTTTGTCCAGACGGGGCAGAGTGGCCCCACAGGGAGACCGGGAACAGCCCCCCAGGCCTCAGCCCCAACTCTTCCAGCAGGCCAAGACTAGGCAAGATTTCTAGATGCTGTTCCTGAGTTCCCTTTTCTGGATAGGGACTGAGGTGATTATTCTGGCGGGACTAATCACTGTCCTGAGAGTGAGTGACTCCCTTCATCAGGGGCCTTCTGAACCTATCTGGTCCAGTGTGACTTCTCTGTAGTCGACACCACAatttaaaatcacatttgttAACAATCTGCTTGTTAAAATTCACTTGATTTGGTGCTACGCCAGGCCAGACATGTTGTAAGCACTGTCTTGTGTGTTCCAGAACCTTCCTGAGCTTTGCtaaggttctcctctctttcctggtTTCCCCAGCTGAGCCCCTGCCACTCATGGACCTGTGCCGGCGTTCGGTGCGCCTAGCACTAGGAAAGGAGCGCCTGGGTGCCATCCCCGCTCTGCCGCTACCTGCCTCCCTCAAGGCCTACCTCCTCTACCAGTAACCCACATCCCAGGACCACCATACGACAGCCACCTGGTGCCAACTCACTGAGCCGTCGGGGTCcactgacccccccccccccgagcctGCGATGGATGCCCACCCTCAGCCATGGGCAGACGTGTCCTCTCATCCCACCAGCCGCCTCTGCGGGGTGAACCAATGCCAACGgatttctctcctcctcccaacGCTGGCTGAAGCAGCAGCATCCAGGCCCTTCCCTGAACCAGATGCAGAGAATAAACTATGGATGCCTCCTTGGGCGCTGTCTGCTCTCAGGCGGAGTGGGCCGCTCCCCCACTCCCTGCAGAGGGTCCGCAGCCACCCGGGGGACCTGGGAGGTGAGGCTAGGGGGAGATGCCAGGGCTCCAGGGCAGATTCCGAAAGCAGGAATGGCCAGGCCCAGGCCTGGGCCCCATGGATAAAGCTCAGGATGTCAATACCGTGGACACTGAGACAAGATACCGGGATGAGCCTCCCTTGGGCCAGTGAGTGCCAGCTTCAGCGccagctgttggtgctctgtgcCCTGTATTTATTATTCAGACAGTAACAAAGGCCACTTATTTATTCCGTTTAGAAAGGGAGCCCCCTGGGGTCACTTTCCTTGGTGTGTTCTATTACTTTCTCCCACCTGCCACCCCACCTGGGATGTGTGTGCCATACCTGTCCTTCTCCCGGGACATGCCTGTGGCATATGAGCTATTGAGCACAGATACAAGTGTGTCGTTGTGTAGATCCCTCAACCTGATGTCCAAGGAGCTCTGCACCAGGCCGCCGAGCAGGCCCCAAGGAGACTTAGAGGCCTGTGCAAGTCCCCGTGTCCCCAGGTAGCTGCTTTCCTTGGGCAGTCATATATCATTTGCACATTTGGGTCTCTGGTCTTCCATGATTTTTGAGCTTTGCACCTGATTTTTCTG encodes the following:
- the Spsb1 gene encoding SPRY domain-containing SOCS box protein 1, producing MGQKVTGGIKTVDMRDPTYRPLKQELQGLDYCKPTRLDLLLDMPPVSYDVQLLHSWNNNDRSLNVFVKEDDKLIFHRHPVAQSTDAIRGKVGYTRGLHVWQITWAMRQRGTHAVVGVATADAPLHSVGYTTLVGNNHESWGWDLGRNRLYHDGKNQPSKTYPAFLEPDETFIVPDSFLVALDMDDGTLSFIVDGQYMGVAFRGLKGKKLYPVVSAVWGHCEIRMRYLNGLDPEPLPLMDLCRRSVRLALGKERLGAIPALPLPASLKAYLLYQ